The following proteins are encoded in a genomic region of Cryptomeria japonica chromosome 11, Sugi_1.0, whole genome shotgun sequence:
- the LOC131067148 gene encoding pentatricopeptide repeat-containing protein At1g09900, with the protein MNSYVRTKFQAVSRKAMDWTRNKNTFRLAVGPELLNEKVLGCPSKRVYNVAAALTYPEFENVIQEGIWSNYKLSYEKTPAMMEECHQNGGTMEREQTGANTADSTFQSPIEVCAPCGVTREGKEPLKFLPCTVHQQNMFLGGSLNACDAKIDEHVEVHKEMHSSEISSMILTYNLLLIECIKLGQLDNGLMLIEEMTQKGIRPSMSSCRGLLRKYLQAGKLDTALNVLEKMLEVRLFPTTSAIYSLLLCLCKEEKFDEAYYLLSILISKGFSPNAFTYNALILGLCESGKTIIALRLFRSMKQKGCATNVYTYTALVHGFSKEGRWEEAYSLLHEMGSKAVIPNVVTLDIIVEGLCKQGKVEEACTVLDMMVENNFSANLITYNIMLHALCSARKFQKACQLMDLVCEKGLLPDLYTYTTIIECLCKAGQVIEAHRLLQHLFAKGCVLDIVTCNVLLNGLCQKGRLDEAYAFLRDVECKGFCPNLVTHNTLLNGLCKTQKFQQAFHLFVQLPAKGCSPDIVSYNIMISSLCKEGKSLTTVKQLLCKMCVEGCMLNVRTFTSLIYYYCKVGKLWKAFKLLNCMLRKGCLPTVVTYNVLLDSLCKEGRLQEASKLFIDMCKQGCVPDRISYNILIHAFSISGQMSTSDTILRDMCCKGWTPDVLTYGALIRGYCKVGRVTKALEIYGQMPVNGCLPNMSICNTLLYGVCKEGKDHQAYKILVDMTVHGHCPDKVSYCIVNQIHSKEGRLSESFELLNHLMDHGCSLLNDQSYKA; encoded by the coding sequence ATGAATAGCTATGTGAGAACCAAATTCCAAGCTGTTTCTAGAAAGGCTATGgattggactagaaacaaaaataccTTCAGACTTGCTGTTGGCCCTGAGCTTCTCAATGAGAAAGTGTTAGGATGTCCATCAAAACGAGTATATAATGTGGCTGCTGCTTTGACTTACCCAGAGTTTGAAAATGTGATTCAAGAAGGAATATGGAGCAATTACAAACTATCTTATGAAAAGACACCTGCAATGATGGAAGAATGTCATCAAAATGGGGGTACAATGGAAAGGGAGCAAACTGGGGCGAACACTGCAGATTCAACTTTTCAATCCCCAATTGAAGTGTGTGCACCATGTGGAGTGACAAGAGAAGGGAAAGAGCCTCTGAAATTTCTTCCATGTACTGTTCATCAACAAAATATGTTTTTGGGTGGATCTCTAAATGCTTGTGATGCAAAGATTGATGAGCATGTTGAGGTACACAAAGAAATGCATAGCTCTGAAATATCTTCAATGATTCTTACCTATAATTTACTTCTTATTGAATGCATCAAGTTGGGACAATTGGACAATGGTTTGATGCTTATTGAAGAAATGACTCAGAAAGGTATTCGTCCTTCTATGAGTAGTTGTAGGGGGCTTTTGAGGAAATATTTACAGGCAGGGAAACTGGACACTGCACTAAATGTCTTGGAAAAAATGTTGGAGGTAAGGCTTTTCCCCACAACATCAGCGATTTATAGTCTGTTACTTTGTCTTTGCAAAGAGGAAAAATTTGATGAGGCTTATTACCTACTGAGTATATTAATCAGCAAGGGATTTTCTCCAAATGCGTTTACTTACAATGCATTGATTCTAGGTTTATGTGAATCAGGCAAGACTATTATTGCACTAAGGCTTTTTCGCTCCATGAAGCAAAAAGGTTGTGCTACAAATGTGTACACTTACACTGCTTTGGTCCATGGCTTTAGCAAAGAAGGTAGATGGGAGGAAGCTTACAGTCTCTTGCATGAGATGGGATCCAAAGCTGTTATTCCAAATGTTGTAACACTTGATATAATAGTTGAGGGTCTTTGCAAGCAAGGCAAAGTTGAGGAGGCCTGCACAGTCCTTGATATGATGGTTGAGAATAACTTTTCTGCAAATTTGATCACTTACAACATAATGCTTCATGCTCTTTGTAGTGCTAGGAAGTTTCAGAAAGCATGTCAGTTAATGGATCTTGTTTGTGAGAAAGGTCTTCTTCCTGATCTATATACTTACACTACTATCATAGAATGTCTCTGCAAGGCAGGCCAAGTCATAGAGGCCCATAGGTTGCTGCAACATCTGTTTGCAAAGGGTTGTGTTCTTGATATTGTTACATGTAATGTTCTCTTGAATGGTTTATGCCAGAAAGGTAGATTGGATGAAGCTTATGCATTCCTGCGAGATGTGGAATGCAAGGGTTTTTGTCCTAATTTGGTTACACACAATACATTGCTGAATGGTTTGTGCAAGACACAAAAATTTCAGCAAGCATTTCATCTTTTTGTTCAGCTGCCTGCAAAAGGCTGCAGTCCTGATATTGTTTCTTATAACATAATGATTTCTTCACTTTGCAAGGAAGGCAAATCTCTGACAACTGTGAAACAGCTTTTATGTAAGATGTGTGTTGAAGGTTGTATGCTAAATGTAAGGACTTTCACttctttaatatattattattgtaaGGTTGGAAAACTCTGGAAGGCCTTTAAGCTGTTGAATTGCATGCTGAGAAAAGGTTGTCTTCCTACTGTTGTTACCTACAATGTATTATTGGATAGCCTTTGTAAAGAAGGGAGATTACAAGAAGCAAGCAAGCTTTTCATTGATATGTGCAAGCAAGGATGTGTTCCAGATCGCATTTCTTACAACATATTGatccatgcattttctatttcaggCCAGATGTCAACATCAGATACAATCCTTAGGGATATGTGCTGCAAAGGTTGGACACCAGATGTTTTAACTTATGGTGCTTTGATCCGTGGCTATTGTAAGGTAGGTAGAGTAACTAAAGCACTTGAGATTTACGGTCAAATGCCAGTGAATGGATGCCTACCAAATATGTCCATTTGTAATACCTTGTTATATGGTGTATGCAAGGAAGGTAAAGATCATCAAGCATACAAAATTTTAGTAGACATGACAGTTCATGGACATTGTCCTGACAAGGTCTCTTATTGTATAGTAAACCAAATACATTCTAAGGAAGGCAGATTGTCTGAATCATTTGAACTGCTAAATCATTTGATGGATCATGGTTGTTCTCTACTCAACGATCAGAGTTACAAAGCATAG